In the Oryzias latipes chromosome 9, ASM223467v1 genome, one interval contains:
- the LOC111947936 gene encoding E3 SUMO-protein ligase KIAA1586-like produces MNTKSQDFAFETTARVFRTAYYVAKYNKPFTDFESLIDLQETNSINMGRVLHSKTVCVDIVDHVASQMKKEIMTKVIQNRSKITVLADESTDVGNKSTLIVFVKASVDGAMEPIAFPLDLVDLDSLCAAHIKEKLINCLLKNGFIMQLLQELLIGFCSDGASVMLGVKSGVGKLLKDDFPSIVLWHCLNHRLELAVDQALDKTGGTKDFQAFLDSLYSLYSQSPKNMRELSECAHNLHITLKRIGRVFSVRWVASSWRAVNAVWQSYSVLAQHFQKASEDNSRDSRERAKFSEQKNYYSKGP; encoded by the exons ATGAATACCAAGAGTCAAGATTTTGCCTTTGAGACAACTGCCAGGGTCTTCAGGACAGCCTATTACGTGGCCAAGTACAATAAACCATTCACTGACTTTGAAAGTTTGATTGATCTACAGGAGACCAACTCAATCAACATGGGGAGAGTTTTACACAGCAAAACTGTGTGTGTTGATATTGTGGATCACGTGGCTTCACAAATGAAGAAAGAAATTATGACAAAAGTTATACAAAATAGGAGCAAGATAACAGTATTGGCTGATGAATCAACTGATGTTGGTAACAAATCAACGCTCATTGTTTTTGTGAAAGCAAGTGTAGATGGAGCTATGGAACCTATTGCTTTTCCCTTGGACCTTGTGGACCTGGACAGCCTATGTGCTGCCCACATCAAAGAAAAACTCATAAACTGCCtgttaaaaaatggttttatcaTGCAGTTGCTGCAAGAACTACTGATAGGATTTTGCAGTGATGGGGCCAGTGTGATGTTAGGGGTGAAGTCAGGAGTTGGAAAGTTGCTGAAAGACGACTTTCCATCTATTGTTCTCTGGCACTGTTTGAATCACAGACTGGAGCTTGCTGTAGACCAGGCACTTGATAAAACAGGGGGGACAAAAGATTTCCAGGCCTTCCTTGACTCCCTTTATTCACTTTACAGCCAATCACCCAAGAACATGAGAGAGCTCAGTGAGTGTGCGCACAATCTGCACATCACCCTTAAAAGGATTGGTAGAGTATTCAGCGTTCGCTGGGTGGCTTCATCCTGGAGGGCAGTCAATGCAGTGTGGCAGTCATATTCAGTCTTGGCACAACATTTCCAGAAAGCATCAGAGGACAACAGCAGAGACAGCAGAGAGAGAGCCAAGTTCAGTG AACAGAAAAACTACTATTCCAAAGGCCCATGA